From the Montipora capricornis isolate CH-2021 chromosome 2, ASM3666992v2, whole genome shotgun sequence genome, one window contains:
- the LOC138037610 gene encoding 52 kDa repressor of the inhibitor of the protein kinase-like produces the protein MASKDNRSNRKIDEFFSPTAPGASHVGNNSNAESTAVSNEVEMRGVAEPERASPNQVGTFSSTKGVSHCGNIGRFVKLHTSQSSPHHDAVIKGDNYLSIASGKQKDICSHLSSQVTATIARNRHILKAILDVIVLCGQQNIAIRGHVERTSNFHSLLQFRAKTDHVLALHLQNDDNRAKYTSPRIQNELIELCGDYIRKSLVKDCNRAQFYAFLADEATDASTMEQISICVRFVHRKDEDNTLEVREEFLGFVEAESTKGVALAEKFMTTQAEFGIETRKMRAQGYDGAANMAGVHRGVQAIIKQHVPEAVYVHCKAHSLNLAIGHACKEPLVRNMLSTLQTIAFAFDYSAKRLLAFQESLRQDVLVREEMERRAKLRTLCETRWASRADSLYTFRTAYPVVVQSLETLSDDGDGKARSYLCSLCATEHVLSNTVSLSKMLQGKNVDLIEAAKEASVVINVMKVERDDPSVWKELYERGKQRAADVDIEPRIPRTAGRQQHRVNIPAETPEMYWQRAVYFPLVDHLVQELTDRLLSQEDRFLGQYLVPAKLNAFNSGVQGKLYETYKTDLSEKKDFDNEILRWQTKWSHSTEEKPVALTETLLHANPNFYPNVVTIITILLTMPVSTATPERSFSTMRRVKTYLRSTMKTERLSALALMHAYRDMPIDVEALIREFCAKKNRRLAFEFL, from the exons ATGGCGTCCAAGGACAATCGTAGTAATCGCAAAATTGACGAATTTTTCAGTCCAACAGCCCCTGGCGCTTCGCATGTGGGGAATAATTCAAACGCTGAGTCCACAGCGGTGAGCAATGAAGTTGAGATGCGTGGCGTAGCAGAA CCGGAAAGAGCATCACCTAATCAGGTAGGGACATTCAGTTCCACTAAAGGAGTGTCACACTGTGGTAACATTGGGAGGTTTGTGAAATTACATACCAGTCAGTCATCCCCCCACCACGATGCTGTGATCAAAGGTGATAACTATTTAAGCATTGCGAGTGGAAAGCAGAAAGACATTTGCAGTCATCTATCATCTCAAGTTACCGCAACTATTGCAAGAAATCGCCACATCTTGAAGGCAATACTTGATGTAATAGTGCTGTGTGGTCAACAGAACATTGCAATACGGGGGCATGTGGAAAGAACTAGCAACTTCCATTCTCTGCTTCAATTTCGTGCCAAGACTGACCATGTTCTTGCACTTCACCTACAAAATGATGACAACAGAGCAAAGTACACTTCACCAAGGATTCAGAACGAACTTATTGAACTTTGTGGAGACTACATCCGCAAATCTTTGGTAAAAGATTGCAACAGAGCTCAATTTTATGCGTTTTTGGCAGATGAGGCAACAGATGCTTCCACAATGGAACAAATCTCAATTTGTGTCCGCTTTGTACACCGGAAAGATGAGGATAACACCTTGGAGGTGAGGGAGGAGTTTCTAGGATTTGTAGAGGCAGAAAGCACAAAAGGAGTGGCATTGGCTGAGAAATTCATGACAACTCAAGCAGAGTTTGGAATCGAAACCCGTAAGATGCGTGCGCAAGGCTACGACGGTGCGGCAAATATGGCCGGAGTACACAGGGGTGTGCAAGCAATCATAAAACAGCATGTACCAGAAGCAGTGTACGTCCATTGCAAAGCACACTCTCTTAACCTTGCTATTGGTCACGCATGCAAGGAACCTTTAGTGCGCAATATGTTGAGCACCTTGCAAACAATTGCATTTGCATTCGACTATTCAGCCAAGCGACTGCTAGCCTTTCAAGAATCTTTACGTCAAGATGTTTTAGTAAGAGAAGAGATGGAGAGACGTGCAAAGCTAAGAACCTTGTGCGAAACACGATGGGCAAGTCGGGCTGATTCTTTATATACCTTTCGGACAGCTTACCCCGTGGTAGTACAGTCGCTGGAGACTCTATCAGACGATGGAGATGGGAAGGCAAGGAGCTACTTgtgttccctttgtgctactgAGCATGTACTTTCTAACACAGTCTCCTTATCAAAGATGCTTCAAGGAAAGAATGTGGATCTTATTGAAGCAGCGAAAGAAGCAAGCGTGGTGATAAATGTCATGAAAGTAGAGAGAGATGATCCATCAGTTTGGAAAGAGCTGTATGAGCGAGGAAAACAGCGAGCAGCTGACGTTGACATTGAACCAAGGATACCTCGAACAGCAGGACGTCAGCAACACAGAGTGAATATCCCAGCAGAAACGCCAGAGATGTACTGGCAAAGAGCCGTGTATTTTCCTTTGGTCGATCACCTCGTACAAGAACTAACTGACAGGCTTCTGTCACAAGAGGATCGTTTCTTAGGACAATATCTTGTTCCGGCAAAGCTGAACGCTTTCAACAGCGGAGTACAAGGTAAGCTTTATGAAACCTACAAAACCGATCTTTCAGAGAAGAAAGACTTTGACAATGAAATTTTGAGGTGGCAAACAAAGTGGTCTCATTCAACTGAGGAAAAACCAGTGGCACTCACAGAGACACTCCTGCACGCTAATCCGAACTTTTATCCCAACGTGGTCACAATTATTACCATCCTTCTGACAATGCCAGTGTCGACAGCTACCCCCGAACGCTCTTTTAGCACGATGCGCAGAGTGAAGACGTACTTACGTTCAACGATGAAAACAGAGCGACTCTCTGCACTTGCCCTGATGCATGCGTACAGAGACATGCCCATTGATGTAGAAGCCCTGATTCGCGAATTTTGCGCCAAAAAGAACAGACGACTAGCATTCGAATTTCTTTGA